Proteins co-encoded in one Arachis hypogaea cultivar Tifrunner chromosome 11, arahy.Tifrunner.gnm2.J5K5, whole genome shotgun sequence genomic window:
- the LOC140176060 gene encoding uncharacterized protein translates to MVLVRWEMVQAPKKLGGLRVGDAMIRNTALLFKWWGPWKDICHLQIKEQHLREKVITGLALEIGDGRWTRFWEDVWLHCGSLKERFPRLFSVSNQCGSVIRDSGFWDGLEWVWNFQWRRELFQWELDLLSQLHEALRPVLQEGMLSEEVTSYSFTKSVWKGLVPPRVELFAWCGVRGYLCLAGSGLFRD, encoded by the exons ATGGTGTTGGTGAGATGGGAGATGGTGCAGGCTCCTAAGAAGTTGGGTGGACTGAGAGTTGGAGATGCTATGATTCGTAACACTGCActgttgtttaagtggtg GGGGCCATGGAAGGATATTTGCCATCTACAAATTAAGGAGCAACATCTAAGGGAGAAGGTTATTACTGGCCTGGCTTTGGAGATTGGTGATGGACGTTGGACTCGGTTTTGGGAGGATGTTTGGTTACATTGTGGGTCCTTGAAAGAACGGTTTCCCCggctcttctctgtttcaaatcAATGTGGTTCGGTCATTAGGGATTCTggattttgggatgggttagagtgggttTGGAATTTCCAATGGAGGCGAGAGCTTTTTCAGTGGGAGTTAGACCTTCTGAGTCAGTTACATGAGGCTTTGAGACCT GTGCTACAAGAAGGAATGCTTTCAGAGGAGGTAACCAGCTACAGCTTCACGAAGAGTGTCTGGAAAGGTTTGGTTCCACCAAGAGTGGAGCTATTTGCTTG GTGTGGAGTGCGTGGTTATCTGTGTTTGGCCGGCTCTGGTCTGTTCCGGGATTGA